The proteins below come from a single Rosa rugosa chromosome 2, drRosRugo1.1, whole genome shotgun sequence genomic window:
- the LOC133729887 gene encoding uncharacterized GPI-anchored protein At1g61900 translates to MKQRVFFKNKKKPTMSCLKFSILVLCLHVSCSGALDYRKDPVLTIRQKDSMLPMISPTAAPKPFLPLLAPSPLAPFTNITVPKISGQCMLNFTASESLMSMTAIDCWSVFAPLLANVICCPQLEATITILIGQSSKYTNVLALNGTAAKYCLSDIKQILVSQGANDTLAQICSVRSTDLTDASCPIIDVTEFEETVDTSKLVAACEKIDPVKECCAQTCQNAILEAATRIASKTSDLLSTDGGHAVLPDHISRVNDCKNIVLRWLASKLNPSHAKEVLRGLSNCKINKVCPLVFPNMKHVALGCGDEISNQTACCTAMDSYVSHLQKQSFITNLQALDCAASLGMKLRKTNITKDVYSLCHISLKDFSLQVGSQASGCLLPSLPSDAIFESSGVSFLCDLNDNIPAPWPTSSQGAASTCSKGVKIPALPAAASAERGNYNDVVMLSLLVGFAMALLMFM, encoded by the exons ATGAAACAAAGGGTGTTtttcaagaacaagaagaagccaACTATGTCTTGTTTAAAATTCTCCATATTGGTCCTCT GTCTCCATGTATCTTGTTCCGGTGCCCTGGATTATCGTAAAGATCCTGTCTTGACAATTAGGCAAAAAGATAGCATGTTACCTATGATCTCCCCTACCGCGGCTCCTAAGCCGTTTCTTCCCCTTCTTGCTCCTTCACCATTGGCGCCATTCACAAACATTACTGTTCCAAAAATATCAG GACAATGTATGCTGAACTTCACTGCTTCTGAGAGTTTGATGAGTATGACCGCAATTGATTGTTGGTCTGTTTTTGCACCATTGCTGGCAAACGTTATTTGTTGCCCACAGTTGGAAGCTACTATCACAATCCTCATCGGTCAGTCCAGTAAATACACCAATGTGCTTGCTTTAAATGGGACGGCTGCAAAATATTGTCTATCCGATATTAAGCAGATTTTGGTTAGCCAGGGCGCAAATGACACCCTTGCGCAAATATGCTCAGTTCGTTCAACAGATCTCACTGATGCATCTTGCCCCATCATTGATGTTACTGAATTTGAGGAGACAGTGGATACTTCCAAGTTGGTGGCCGCTTGTGAGAAGATAGACCCTGTGAAAGAATGCTGCGCTCAAACATGTCAGAATGCCATATTAGAAGCTGCTACGAGAATTGCTTCAAAAACTTCTGATCTTTTGAGCACAGACGGTGGTCATGCTGTCTTACCTGATCACATAAGTAGAGTCAATGACTGCAAAAATATTGTCCTTCGCTGGCTGGCAAGTAAACTCAATCCTTCTCATGCCAAGGAAGTTCTAAGGGGACTCTCAAATTGCAAGATTAACAAGG TTTGCCCCCTGGTCTTCCCAAATATGAAACATGTTGCACTTGGCTGTGGGGATGAGATAAGCAACCAGACAGCTTGCTGTACGGCCATGGACAGCTATGTTTCCCACTTGCAAAAGCAGAGTTTCATAACCAACTTGCAAGCTTTGGATTGTGCTGCATCACTGGGAATGAAGTTAAGAAAAACAAATATTACCAAAGATGTGTACAGCCTGTGTCATATAAGCCTCAAGGATTTCTCCCTTCAAG TTGGAAGTCAAG CATCTGGATGTCTTTTGCCAAGCTTGCCTTCGGATGCAATATTTGAAAGTTCAGGGGTCAGCTTCCTTTGTGATCTGAATGATAACATTCCAGCTCCCTGGCCCACCTCTTCTCAAGGAGCAGCTTCAACATGCAGTAAAG GTGTCAAGATTCCTGCACTTCCTGCAGCAGCATCAGCAGAAAGGG GCAATTACAACGATGTTGTGATGCTTTCTCTGCTCGTTGGTTTCGCAATGGCCCTTTTGATGTTCATGTAA
- the LOC133731457 gene encoding uncharacterized protein LOC133731457 — translation MGNCCLRRDSAVWANDDDGWVNVCKLHQSQQPEKQKLLGEVQFRSSSGSSSSSCRRRPSSSGGDHHEVKIKMTKRELEELVGSRGGAMDVLTVEQLLARVIDDGDDRYEEHQRPWRPALQSIPEVD, via the coding sequence ATGGGTAACTGCTGTTTGAGGCGTGATTCTGCGGTTTGGGCCAACGACGACGACGGGTGGGTCAACGTGTGTAAGCTCCACCAGTCGCAGCAGCCGGAAAAGCAGAAGCTTCTCGGTGAGGTTCAATTCAGATCTTCTTCAGGTTCCTCCTCGTCCTCCTGTAGACGAAGACCGAGTAGTAGCGGTGGAGATCATCATGAGGTGAAGATAAAGATGACAAAGAGGGAGCTGGAAGAGTTGGTGGGATCAAGAGGCGGCGCTATGGACGTGTTGACGGTGGAGCAACTATTGGCGAGGGTGATCGACGACGGCGATGATCGGTATGAGGAGCATCAACGGCCGTGGAGGCCTGCCCTCCAAAGTATTCCGGAGGTCGATTAG